ATTCAAAGATTTTTTAGGACTAAGATTTAAAGTTGAAAAAGTGCTTTTTTCAGGAAAATCAAATTTTCAAACTGTTGATGTCGTTGAAACTAGAGGCCATGGAAAAATGCTTTTGAATGATGGCCTTGTGATGGTGACGGAAAAAGATGAGTTTGTTTATCATGATATGATTTCACATGTTCCATTATTTGTTCATCCAAACCCTAAAAAAGTTTTAATCATTGGCGGTGGAGATGGAGGAACTGCTCGCGAAGTATTAAGACATAAAAGTGTTGAACGATGTGTAATGGTTGAAATCGATTCGATGGTTGTAGATGCTTGTAAGGAATTTATTCCGCTCACTTCTAGTGAATTAGATAATCCAAGGCTTGAATTAAAAATTGAAGATGGTATTGAATTTGTCAAAAATACAAATGAAAAATTCGATGTCATTTTAGTTGATTCTACGGATCCAATTGGCCCTGCTCAACCACTTTTTAATGAAGATTTTTATCAAGATATTAAAGACTGTTTGACTGATAATGGAATTGTAGTATCTCAGGGAGAATCACCTTATTATGAATCTCAGATGCAGACAAAACTTCTTTCAATTAAAAACAAATTATTTCCACTGAGCTTAATCTACAATTTCAGTAATCTTACATATCCAGGGGGACTTTGGTCTTTTACTTTTGCTTCAAAAGGTTTAAATCCAATTAAAGATTTCAAACCTGAAAGAGTACTTCATTCAGGTATGGAGTTCGAATATTATAACGAACAAATACATACAGCTTCTTTCTGCTTACCAACATTTCAACGAAAGCAACTAGCGGAATTTTTAAAATCTTAAAATTAAATTAAATATTTTCAAGCAAATGTTTTCAGCATTAAATAATTTGTATATCCTCTGTGAAACTAATCAAGAGAGGCAAGCATGTCTGAAAAATATTGGCTCATGAAAACAGAACCCGACGTTTTTTCAATTGATGATTTAAAAAAAGTAAAAATAGAACATTGGGATGGAGTAAGAAATTACCAGGCCAGAAACTTCATGAGAGATGAAATGAAAAATGGAGATGTGGTCCTCATCTATCATTCTAATTGCACTCCTCCTGGAATTGCTGGTCTTGCAACAGTGGATAAAGAGGCCTATCCTGACCACACCTCATGGGATAAAAAATCTAAGTATTATGATCCAAAATCGAATCCAGATAATCCACGCTGGTATATGGTAGATGTAAGATTTAAAGAGAAATTTGATAAGTTTGTCGATTTACCTGTATTAAAAACAAATCCGGTTCTCAAAGACATGAAAATCTTACAAAAAGGTTCAAGACTATCGATTACTCCCGTTACAGTAACTGAATTTAATGAAATATTACATATGGCCCAATTGTAAAAAAGGTGAAATTGAATATGATTTTTAGAAGTGCCTTATGTTTAATTCTTGCTTTTAATCTTTACTCCTCCGAAATCGAAAAATGCGAACCAAAACTTAATCCGTCACATGTAAGGATAAGTTTCCAAAAAATGTTTCACGAACTATCAATGAGATTTAAAAGTATTTCACATCATAGTGAATTAACTAAACCCCTGGGTGCAGAAAGGATTCATTATAGTGATCCTACCATTACAGAAGAATTTTCTCCCCTTGATCATGAATATCTAAGTGCTGTTAAATATTCTAGATTTTTAGACGAATTCTACAATCAAGATGTCTATTTATTGACAAGAATTAAAGATATTGATGTTCCTTTGTATGATGGATATATCACAGACAAAAATAATCATATTCTCTATAATATTTCTCTAAAGACAAAGTTTGAATTTAAAATTGGTACTCAGGCCTATATGAATGAAATGGTCTTTAAGAAAATTTTAGAAATTGCTAGTAAAGATAATCAATTTCAGAGTTTAAAACAATGGTATAGAGCTGCAATGAACGGAGGTTTTAAGGGAGATCGTTTCTATGGCCCAAGTCATACGTTCAAAGAAGGAATAGAGTGGATTGCGCATACTCTTAAAGTATACGGACATAAAATAAAAGACATCTACCAAAAACATGGGGATCATATTGAAAAAGAAAGATTAACGATTATTGTCTATGATCTTTCAGATACAAATTTCGAATTTGATTTTAACGCTCGGTTTAGGGAAAGAATTGATCATAAATTTTTTCAAGAAAGCGGGCTGGATTCAATTATTTTGATAGAAAAAACACGTTATGTAGAACTTAAGCTTAAAGACAATCAGGTTATACAAAATATATACTAAGTCAAAAAAGAATTTATACAATTTTATGGTAGACTAATAAAAATGTTTTCTAAAATAATTCAAATCTCTCTAATTATTCTCAGTTTTTCAATGTTTTTCCTTTCTTATAAGATCTATCATAATTATGGATATTTAGAACATTCAGGAATTGTTACAAAGGCCTTTGTAAAAAGTATTAATACAAAAATAAATAAATCGGACACTGATAAAAATGAAAATGTAGTTGAGTTTAAATATCAGTCAAATACAATTAGAGTTCCAATTGAATCAAAAAAATTAAATCCAGGAGAAATGATTGATATTGTTTTCGATCCTCAAGACCTTGAAAACGTACAATTAGCGGATAAAATTAAAGATCAATCATCTTATGTTTTTATTACTGGCCTATGCGGTTGTTTTTTTCTAATACTGATCTTTTTTGTGAGAAAATACATGTCTTAATTATGTCCAGGATCTGATTGGCCTCATGCATGATGTTTTCTTAGATAAATAAGCATTTAATGATTTGCAAATAAAGGAAATCTGATGCTCAAGGTATTAATTTTTATAATTACTTGCTCTTCTCTTCATGCAATCGAATGGGAGTGGCCAAAAGTAAATTTGGCGGCCATTTTGAAGTCAAAGTCCGTCTTTCGGGGGGCAATGACTTGGAACAAACCTGGACTAACCGTAGGGCCTGAACTTATTTTTTATGATCATTATGTCATTAGAGGACCACATATTTTCTATAAACATTTTCTAGATCGAAATTCATCTTATGAATGGGATATTGGGTGGAGATTAGTAGGGGATAGTAGACCAATGATCAGATTTACCTCAGATGGTAGAGATTTCAGGAACTCCAGAAACACTTCTCACGAATTATTTACAAAATTCACATATAAGTTTGGATGGATGAAAAAGTTTTCAGTGGGAGGAGAATTTAGTGCAGATATTGATGAAAATAAAGGTTTTTTCTATCTCTTAAAATTTGGATTACCAGTTTATAAATTTACATCATTAGAGACAAAATTTGGTTTTGGCACAGAAGCGATGAATGACTATATTTATGGCCCTCATGCGGTAAGTGGCCCAGGATTTTATGCAATTTCATTAACTTATGTCTATCCTCATGTCCCTTGGAAAGGAATTGTAATCAATTCCTTAGAGTATTCTAAAGTAGTTCAAAGTGAAAATAGAAATGCCGAGCTCTTAGGAGGAAGATATCAAGATCTTTACTATAAGTTGATGGTTATTTATAGTTTCTAAGTTTTGTTTGTAACAAAACAGTGCTCCGCTACACTTATCTTAAAAAGAGGAGAGAAGTATGTACCTAACAAAGAGTAAAATAATAAATTCACTTTTGATATTTAGCATGGGGACAATTATGTTAAACGTATTTGGTAAGGATAAAAGCAAAGATAATGAAATTCAAATTTATGAAAACTACGGACAAAAGAAAATTGTCACAATCTCAGAAGAAGAAGCTAGAAAACGACTTAAAAAAGAAGAATATGAAATCTTAAGAGAAGAGTCTACAGAAAGAGCATTTAGCGGAGAATATTGGGATAATAAGGAGGAAGGAATCTATGTTGATAGATTATCAGGTGAGCCATTATTTACTTCCAAAGAAAAATATAAATCTGGTACTGGATGGCCATCATTTTGGGCCCCGATATCTAAAGAATTTATAACTGAACATGAAGACAAAAAACTATGGTCAGTTAGAGTCGAAGTGCGAAGTAAATTAGGTGATAATCACCTTGGTCATGTTTTTAATGACGGACCAAAACCAACAGGTTTAAGATATTGTATAAACTCTGCTTCCTTGCGTTTTATATCTGTAGAAAATCTTGAGAAGGAAGGCTATGGAGAGTTTTTAAAGCTATTTAAATAAAAGGGAAATACTCATGGAAGTTGCGACATTTGCGGGAGGCTGTTTTTGGGGAATTGAACACCATTTTAAAAACACAGAAGGTGTTAGATCAGCAGTCAGTGGATATATGGGCGGAGATCCAAAAAGGGCCAGTTATGAAGAAGTATGCAAAGGTGACACTGGACATGCTGAGGCCGTAAGAATTGTATTCGATCCTAACGAAATTACTTACAAAGACCTTTTAAAAATTTTTTTCCGGATGCATGATCCAACAACTTTAAATAGGCAAGGACCCGATATCGGATCTCAGTATCGGTCTGTTATTTTTTATCATTCGTTTGAACAAAAAGAAATTGCTGAAAAATTGATACAAAAACTCTTAACTTTAAAAGTTTTTCATTCTCCAATTGTTACGGAAGTTTCACATGCAAGTGTTTTTTTTGAGGCAGAACAATATCATCAAAAGTTCTTTGAAAAGAATCCAAATCGTCATATATGCCACGTGTTGAGACCTGAATCTTTTCTACAGGGTCTATGAGTCCATTATTATACTCAGGATTTAAAAATTAACTTGAATAGAAAATTCAGCATGTATTGAAAAATCTTCCTTAATAGCATTTCTATCTGCAACAGGATCAAAATCATAGTACCCATTTCTTCGGTTAAAAGCTGATTGTTGTAGATCAAATCGGTTGGGATTCTGGTTATTAACAAAGATACCTCTCAGAGTTCCTGTCATTGTAAAGCCAAGATGCATATAGATTACATCATTTCTGTAACCTAAGGATGAACCAGCATGTAAACGTGGATAAGTATCTGTAACATGTAAGAAACCAAACTCGCTTAAGACAAATATTCTTTCTGTCACACTCGATTCAATGAGTGAAGCAATATTAACCTGATGTGGGCTGCGCTTTACTGTAGGTCTTCTTATTGAGAAGGGATATTTATCATTTATGTAATAGTTATATATTGTATTAAAGTGAACTTTAACATTACGGTCATATTTGTAGGAATAAATATAATAAGCAAAAATGGCCTCGTAGTGATAAGGGGCATGACTAAGTTGAGTCGAGTTTTGGTCATTAAATGTCTTAAAGTATGCAGATTCAAATGTATGCGTATGAGGACCTTTCTTGGTTAAAGTTGTTCGAGTAAAAACATTATTTGTATTATAATTAACATACAGAAGAGGACTTGACCCTAATGCAAAATTCCATGCGCGGCAACCAACAAATTGTATTCCAATTGTACAAGTATCTTTACCAAGCATATAGTCAGTGTGACTAACGTTGTGTCCTAGACTGCCGACATTTTCTAGGGCAAATACTGCCCTTATAATAAAGAAGATAAAAAATGTTTTATAAAATATTTGTGGCATCTTTTAATCATATCATTACATATAAAAAATTGCTTAAATTTATAATGAGGAAGATTAATTCAAGTTTATGAATCAAGTATGCTATTGTACATTTTACGAATGGAATTGATTTAGTGTACACTTTCAATATGGATATTGCATAGCAATATACTGGCCATCAACACAGTAAGGAGGCACATATGAGTGAAGCTGCAATTGCAAATAAAATGGAGAATTCAAAAAAGAAAAAATCAAAGTATGTGGCCTATAAACCAGACCAAAATGGACTCATTCCTTATACAGACGAGGAAAATAACAGGTGGCATCGTCTTATGGAACGCCAGATGAAAATTATTCAAGGACGCGCCTGTGAAGAATTTATTAGAGGCTTAGAAATTCTTGAATTTCCCTTTGAGTCAGTTCCTCAACATACTTATGTATCAAAAAAATTAAAAGCTTGTACCGGCTGGTCAGTTGAACCAGTTGAAGCAATAATTCCTGCAAATGAGTTTTTTACTCTGCTTGCAAATAAAAAGTTTCCAGCTGCAAGTTTTATAAGAAGCGAAGAGGATTTTGATTATATAAAAGAGCCTGATATTTTTCATGAACTTTTTGGCCATTGTCCACTCCTTACAAATCAGGCCTATGCTGATTTTATGGAAAAATATGGCCAGCTTGCTCTAAAGATGAATGAGAAAGATCGAAATAGAATGTTTCGTTTATTTTGGTTTACCATTGAATTTGGATTAATAAGAGAAAACGGAGATCTTAGAATTTATGGAGGAGGTATTCTATCCTCGCCAGAAGAAACTGTATATAGTTTGAAACCTTCTGAGAATAAATATACTTCCTTAGATCGTTTAGTGGCCCTGAGAACTCCCTTTAAGATTGATATTCTTCAACCATTATATTTTGTCATTAATGACCTAAAAGATATTTACTCGATTTTAGATGAAGATGTGACAATCGACCTTAAAAAAAGTTGGGACTTAGGAAATCTTCCTGCTCCCTATGATATTGAGGAGAATAAAAATGTCGGATAAAAAATTAGTGGCACTCACTCGTGATGAAATCGCAAATTTACTTACAGATCTTAAGGACTGGCATTTTAACGAACAAATAGGAGAGATTGAAAAAGAGTTTACCTTCAAAAGTTATTTTCAAACTATCGCCTTTGTTAACGCCGTTGCTTGGATGGCCCAGAAGGAAAAACATCATCCTGATTTAAATGTAAGCTATGGGAGAGTAAAGGTTCGCTATTCAACTCATGATATCCGAGGAATTTCTGAATTAGATTTTGTGAGTGCACAAAAAGTAGAAGATATATATCAGGATTCATAAAATGCAAATATGCTCTTAAGAAGAGCAACTATAATGAGATATTCCTCCTACGTTAAAAAAGGCATTTGGTTTGAGTTGATAATATTTCGATTCAATTTCAATTGACTGCTCTTCGTATGGCCTGCTCAGTACTTCTTGTAACTCTCTTAGCAGTGAGTAATCTCCCTTCATTGCTGATTGATATGCAGGAACGACTGTCCATTCACGCCAAGTATATTTGGGATTAATTTGTTTCATCTTTGTAGAAATTTCTTGGAAATCTAAGTTGTTTTGAGATTTGACTTGTTCTCGCCAATTGCTTAGCCATGATTGCCAAGCTTGATCAAGATCCTTTGATGATTCTTGATAGAAACTTTTTTTCAAAGGGTGAATGCTTTCGGGGAGATGTGATAGTTCACGGAAAAAGATTGTAAAATCGAGATGTGTTTTAATCATGAGATCCATAAGAGAGTTAAAAATTTCAGGAATAAATGTAATTAAACCCAGTTTTAATGCCCAGACTTTTTCAAGTTCTGATTTCATTTCAGGTGCAAATTCATCAAATATTTGATCCAATTCAGATAATTCGCGAGGATATTTTGAAAGTAATGGACGTAAAGCAGTTAAAAACATATGAAAATTTGCTTGGGCCGAATTAGGCTGATTAAAAAATGAAAAGTGTTGTCCTCCTCCTGTCCATGGTTGAAAATCTGGATCAAAAGATTCACAGAATCCGAAAGGTCCATAATCTAGAGTATGTCCTCCAACTGAACAATTG
The nucleotide sequence above comes from Halobacteriovoraceae bacterium. Encoded proteins:
- the phhA gene encoding phenylalanine 4-monooxygenase, whose protein sequence is MSEAAIANKMENSKKKKSKYVAYKPDQNGLIPYTDEENNRWHRLMERQMKIIQGRACEEFIRGLEILEFPFESVPQHTYVSKKLKACTGWSVEPVEAIIPANEFFTLLANKKFPAASFIRSEEDFDYIKEPDIFHELFGHCPLLTNQAYADFMEKYGQLALKMNEKDRNRMFRLFWFTIEFGLIRENGDLRIYGGGILSSPEETVYSLKPSENKYTSLDRLVALRTPFKIDILQPLYFVINDLKDIYSILDEDVTIDLKKSWDLGNLPAPYDIEENKNVG
- a CDS encoding 4a-hydroxytetrahydrobiopterin dehydratase — encoded protein: MILRRIKMSDKKLVALTRDEIANLLTDLKDWHFNEQIGEIEKEFTFKSYFQTIAFVNAVAWMAQKEKHHPDLNVSYGRVKVRYSTHDIRGISELDFVSAQKVEDIYQDS
- the msrB gene encoding peptide-methionine (R)-S-oxide reductase MsrB, with the translated sequence MYLTKSKIINSLLIFSMGTIMLNVFGKDKSKDNEIQIYENYGQKKIVTISEEEARKRLKKEEYEILREESTERAFSGEYWDNKEEGIYVDRLSGEPLFTSKEKYKSGTGWPSFWAPISKEFITEHEDKKLWSVRVEVRSKLGDNHLGHVFNDGPKPTGLRYCINSASLRFISVENLEKEGYGEFLKLFK
- the speE gene encoding polyamine aminopropyltransferase; the protein is MYSNLWVEEKFKDFLGLRFKVEKVLFSGKSNFQTVDVVETRGHGKMLLNDGLVMVTEKDEFVYHDMISHVPLFVHPNPKKVLIIGGGDGGTAREVLRHKSVERCVMVEIDSMVVDACKEFIPLTSSELDNPRLELKIEDGIEFVKNTNEKFDVILVDSTDPIGPAQPLFNEDFYQDIKDCLTDNGIVVSQGESPYYESQMQTKLLSIKNKLFPLSLIYNFSNLTYPGGLWSFTFASKGLNPIKDFKPERVLHSGMEFEYYNEQIHTASFCLPTFQRKQLAEFLKS
- the msrA gene encoding peptide-methionine (S)-S-oxide reductase MsrA produces the protein MLMEVATFAGGCFWGIEHHFKNTEGVRSAVSGYMGGDPKRASYEEVCKGDTGHAEAVRIVFDPNEITYKDLLKIFFRMHDPTTLNRQGPDIGSQYRSVIFYHSFEQKEIAEKLIQKLLTLKVFHSPIVTEVSHASVFFEAEQYHQKFFEKNPNRHICHVLRPESFLQGL
- a CDS encoding YdiU family protein; the encoded protein is LAQEFMYALGIPTSRSLTLFVSKTDKVQRPWYSYGTHSKNPDILVDNPIAISTRVAHSFLRVGQLELFSRRVRNQSHPNAYEELMMIVKHVVQREYKNEIDQGLPFEKQIIELAKLFRGRLTRLIAQWIRVGYCQGNFNSDNCSVGGHTLDYGPFGFCESFDPDFQPWTGGGQHFSFFNQPNSAQANFHMFLTALRPLLSKYPRELSELDQIFDEFAPEMKSELEKVWALKLGLITFIPEIFNSLMDLMIKTHLDFTIFFRELSHLPESIHPLKKSFYQESSKDLDQAWQSWLSNWREQVKSQNNLDFQEISTKMKQINPKYTWREWTVVPAYQSAMKGDYSLLRELQEVLSRPYEEQSIEIESKYYQLKPNAFFNVGGISHYSCSS
- a CDS encoding EVE domain-containing protein — encoded protein: MSEKYWLMKTEPDVFSIDDLKKVKIEHWDGVRNYQARNFMRDEMKNGDVVLIYHSNCTPPGIAGLATVDKEAYPDHTSWDKKSKYYDPKSNPDNPRWYMVDVRFKEKFDKFVDLPVLKTNPVLKDMKILQKGSRLSITPVTVTEFNEILHMAQL